GTTGTCATGTAATTACATCAAAAAGtaactcagaagaaacagtttgcagttGCAATCATTTGACGCATTTTGCTGTCTTAATGGACTACGACGGTAGCACAAAGgtaataaagttattttttcctttcttaataGTTTTATGGGCTCAATGAACTAACTCAATGTtgtcctttaatttttcttttctttacacaGCTCACGAAGGAGGACGAAACAATTCTGAAAGTTGCCACCTACGTGGGACTGAGCCTTTCCATAATCGGGATACTTTTAACATTAATACTTTATTCCTGCCTCACGTAAGCAATGTACTCGATTAATAATGAGGTAGATTCTTAACTCCCCTCAACTATGTTGGTAAGAAAAGAGATCTCAATGCCAATCTCCATGCAAGCAAGAACAGTCATGTCGGATAATTCACAAACTCAAGCTACATTTCATGCCCCGTCACGAACTTTTGAACAACTGATGGTTTCactttttatgaattttttaggCTTTAGACATTTTCTTcgtaatattttcctttttgtcctcTCTTGAGCTATTTACTgactttcttctttccttcgcTGTCaagatttagtttttttttttgccatatttTCCTCTGTGTTGCTGCCTTTGTTTCAttcattcttcttctttttaatattattttaccAGAGATGTTCGTAAACCTCTCTCTCAAATTCGACTGAGTGTTTCTATGTCCCTTGGAGCTGGACAGATCATCTTCCTGGCTGGAATAAACGCCACAGGAAACAAAGTCAGTAGCCTCTCCTTCTATCCATAGAATGAATTTGGTCTTTGCACCGCAAATATCTTATCGAAAGAAGCACGTTAAGAATTATACGAAAACTCGTCCTTTCCACAGGCTGCCTGTGTAACAATAGCAGCTCTGATGCAGTATTTCTTGATGGCcgctttctgttggatgctgATCGAGGGAATTTATTTCTACTTCTTCCTTGTAAAAGTTTACAACATTAACACcaaaatgtacatgtatcacGTCATCTCATGGGGtaagtttattattttaaaacatgcaCTGTTAACTGTAACCATGCTTTCAGATCGCCAAAGCTGGTGTTGTCATGcagtaaaatgttttgatttccttcctttctttatGGGTAGGTCTTCCAGTGATCATGGTGGCCATTTCACTTGGCATCGCTGCTGGAAAAGAAGGGTTACAAAGCTATACGAGTGATaaatagtaagaaaaaaattcaagggtTTCTTCTTGCTCTTCtccttttaatttgtttgatttaattctttgttttgttttcggaTATAGTTTGAAATCggtatcattttattttctaacaagttgtgtttctttcttgtttttcactTCCTCGAGTTTAGTTGCTGGCTTTCCCCGACTAACAACCTGATCTGGATATTTGTCGCCTTTGTGGCTTTTATTGAAGTTGTGAGTTAATGATTAGTGTTACTGATTGTGATCGGTATACCTGGACTAATTGCTGCTAAAGATTTTTTCCTCTGCTCTTTAAAACGAATTAAGTATTTATAATATGACCCAAgacaatatttatcattttcttttttcttatttactcACAAAAAGCTTTGGACGTGGCCGCTGTTTGCGGGGATGCTGGTCAATTTTAACCTACTGATGGTCTTCAATAGCGAGAAAAACCTGTGGAGACAATGTCCTCACAGGCATAAGATAGCTTCATAAATTCTCCAACTTTTACTACACAGTATGAAAAAAGACTTCTCCCCCTTCCTTcaacacaaaaataactcatgaaaaaaacaaaaaacaaaaaaaaaaatgaaaaacgtgAAAGGAGCAGGAAGAGTAGGATATATTTATgtaatttctataatttaacATAAGGCTTTACTTGGCATGGTTCTTTCAGTTTAGACACTTTTGTGCGCGATTTCTTTTGCTCATTGGCAGAGGATCGAAGCTCCTAATCTTGGTCCCCCAGTTGGAGGATCTATTCCCTGTAAATTACTCTTCATCCCACGCTTGTTACCGAATTAATAACTTCCTTGTCAAAGATCCTCCCCTGCTTTGGCTATTCGACATCCATATCTAAATAATCACCTTTTTTTGTATACTTTAgctcaacattttgatactcCTACGTGTAATAAGGGAGATGACCAATCTGTTGCAGCCAACAGGGGCAGACCACCATTTTCAGCAAATACGGTGAGAATCAcatcataaaactaaaaccaaataGTGGAAGAGATTGCCATGCCCCCCTGTGGAGCTATATTTGCCTAGCCCCCTTATTCCGTAATCAGTAAGGCATCACaatttttaacaatgaaaattcattgtcagaggaaagtaaaagaatgtttttttctaactcCTAGTCTTGGCATCAAAACATGCGTGGTGATGATTCCCCAGCTGGGTGTCACGTGGCTATTCGGTCTCCTCTCGCCTGTACATAAAGCTTTCGCTTACATCTTCAGCATACTTAACTCTACTCAGGTCAGTATTCGATGGTAACTGTAAAAAGACATTAATCTCTTTCTGACCAAGTGAGACACCATTAGGATGGTCAGATTACATTTCTTTGGAATTTTTAAGACAAATAGGTGTCAACTATGCAAGAGAAGGCagacttctttttcaattataagATGTctaattttccttccttcttggAAATCTTAATAGATATTTTActaatttgtttgcatattgTAGAAATTAATgatcttgaaatcatttttatgctgcagggtttcctgattttcgctctcaggtaagaaaaaacattgaactgaTTATTAACTTTATATCATCAAGTTTTAgtgtttcaataaatattcGAGTGCTAAGAACCATATTTCGTGTTGCTCGTCTATCTGCAGATCAGAGAGcgattcaaaagaaagatgaacatcGTTTTTCCATCTTCTATAAAGGACAACTCCTCAAGGAAGAGCCCACAGGTCAATCCAAATGAGGTTGGGAATGTATGGGCAATTTAATTGCAGTCATGTGCTGAATTTAAATCGAAATTGTACTTAAGTTAAATAACTTGATTCAGCCAATCGGAAATAACAACCAAATACTTAGAACAATCACTTAGTTAACAGCAATAAGTCGCTTACGATCGGTCTGAGTTACGATCTGCTGGTAAAAAGAGGTCTGTGTCTGCATTATTGTTTAAGCATTCAACTGGATGTCTTTGTAACCTATCATTTTTATGataataagtttattttctagACGATCGTATATTTGCAGGCAAGAATCATCGAAATAAACCAATCTATAAATTTAAATTCCTAATGGCTCCGTATGCTGATGACTGCTTTGTTTCACTTACTTAGTTTATAAACTTCTTATCAAACACTATTATTACTGATGAAGATGAATGAAttaatgaattttcatatatctaaaaacTGTTATTACTTTTAACTATAGGCTATGGATAGTCACTGAAATTATcagtttctagaaatttctagaatacgtagtcatgctgacatgcatACAAAGGAACTTTCTGCAATATTTTATTAGATTGCCTAGCTATGGTGTAACACCACCAAAATGGTtgttgtaagcttctggaattaTCTGGAACACTTTGTACAAAGGACTCAATCGTGCAGcagtagtagttgttgttgtcggtagtgactgatttttcagagagTTCTAATGAAAGAGAGCTACTGAGGAAGATTGTTAATTTCGAGGAACTTGGGAGACAactgtgagattgtgtcagtggtgagctaagatgTAATTTGTAGTGGGcttaaataagtttatttagcATAAAAGTGTACTTCCTTTTAGAGTCGCTCCCTCGTAAGAATATTAAAGTTGTTTAATAGTGTTCTTTCTGTTGGTTAAATTGTACCGTAACAAAAAAATGCCCATAGTAGTAGCAGCTAAAGTTGACGTTCAAAGCCATATCATGGTTCAACCAGGAAAATGACACCGACattactttttcaaataaacaaataacttttaacGACATCCCCCGTTTAACTCACCAAACCGATTTCCCAAGACACAGACTACACCTTTTCATTATTATTCTAATTATTCTAATCAAATCTATTTAATCTAATTAATCTAATTATTCATTTACCCTTGAAAATGTTTCGACAAGAAACCAAACATGCAGGAATTTAAAGAAGCTCATCCCTAATTCACAGATTTTCCCGCCAAgcctttttttcctgatttaacCAGCCAATTTAAACAGACACACTAAATCAAAGCCCAAAATCTTATCTTTTCTTTCTACCAACCCTGTCTCTAAATTTACTTTGTAGTGTTCGTAGAAGGTAATTAAGGTGCCGTTTAGTAAAGTACTTAAGTAATTATAGGAAGGCAAGTGAGCTTAATTAGCGAATTGCGAGttttgtattgtaatgtattGTAAGTCATGTTCTGTTTAGTAACGTTATGTAAGTAACATGACGCTGTAAGTGACTGTTACTAAGTGACTGTTAGTATAAGTAAGAAATAAGTAAAAGTGACCAATCCAATAAGTACAGTAATGTAATAAGTAGAGTGATGTTGAGTAATGTAAGTAGAGTAATGTAATGTAAGTTTAGttttgtacaaatgtttcttcaataaatgtttattaaattaaaaaaaaaataaaaaaaattaagttgacattcaaagttgttgttaatgaacaaataaatgaatacgCAAATGGTTGAATAAATAAACAGCTAATTTAAAAGGACAGAAAAACCCGCATGATTGGATCGTTTTTGATCAGTTATATTTGccagttttattcttttttctttttttttcgcatcCCTAAGATAAGAAGTAGCATTTTGAATCGAAAATACATCGAATAATCTGGAATTCAATTGGGGCGATGCTAGCCGTAAATGGCATTAACCAAGAGATTATATTCTCTTGCGCAAAGTTCATTAAACAGCGATTAAAGAACTTTTACACAGAGTAGACAATTTAACGGGAAAAAGCTCAGCGATAGAAATGCGGAAAATTTCCGAGGGCCTAGCTTTCAAATATCACTACAACGGAGAGGCTAGGATTGAAGAGGAATTTCAACCAGCGAAAGAAGGAGTTGAACATGTAGATGTGTCTAACTCGGTTTACAACAACCTAAACTACATTGCACCTCTTTATAAATCAGCATGGATGAAGAAGCGTGCGATTTAGGCGGAAGAAGTGATATCTCAAAACGTTTCAAGCTTCGATTCATATTTTGAGCCCACCGCTCCTTCTAAAATGTTGGAATTCAAACATCTGGACACAAAAGTAATGGTCTGCATGACGCTATTGCATGGAAGAGTTGTTTTGTAGGCTGAACGCTAAACTATGACCGTTGGCCTCCGTTGGTTTTTTGATTAATTAACGATCAACTTTACGTAAACTCACATCGAGTTCACGGTCTAAGAAAATCGAGAAGGAATCCTTTGACTCGGAATTTGCCGTGCTGTAAAAatattaagaggcgatctctgtaagagcggtccagggcatttcgcatcgaaAAAGAGTTTTCCCtaaaactttgcccaataaactatctttagTAACAAGTAAGTAataccacattagtttttggaaatacctcaaaataaaatttttagagctctcaaaagtcaaagctgcaaaaggcccttctttgacctcttgcgacatcgaaaatttcaaaagttgaatagcccggtcctcgtatcacaccgcatacaaaaaaaaatattttgtattcttaaagtgtgtgatatataaggtgtataaaatgcatttcaattttgatattcgtttattcagaggctcgtcataatttatttaaaaacactcgttggacagctttctgaaattggttaaaagtactctttctttctcgattgatattgctcaagtccagaccagaccattaaaaactccgcttgatttctgctattaagatgtttggctgcagaaaaatataaaaacatcttgcacttattgattttcttcgccgaggtgacttcgaacttttagcgatattgcaagcgtgacagccgattatgcaaattagttcattgagcaaactccgaccgttttatgtgagtagctcaataaatcttagattttaaccattttaagtagaaaatatagtagaaaatatagtggaaagagctttaagaccacaccgattaatactttaaacattttaaaaggccaaaatttgacaaattttattatctcgtgacgaaagacgtcaacaacaacgtatcgaatatcataatttgattagcgctcgcaaacccctttttaaaatttggcttttgttatttcatatttgagttctgatggcttacgttattcaaacctgtatgaacatttcaaaaccaaacaacaggattctatttagtgtaaccggcgataacagcacacactgaaatacaccgtgaccactgtcacataattcaattgtacATGTGTAATTATACTcaattgcttctcccttcttaataaagtagcgataacatcgccttttggatccgaattctggtcggcaggaagaagagaaattttgtctgcacacctgtctttatgaaagtttctattcagaactctagggagttcttgtggaaaaggaccccgcgatttttgaggaaataaattattacgttacgtgtgacctcatttttccaacaattagctatatctTTACTGTAAAGTGCGTAATTgtattagctgtaattcatatgtctctttcggtaccggtttgcttgggattaataacactaaattcttgaagcggTATTCGCCAAAAGAAGTCCTGATTTCAGTCGCGTTCCTCAGAAATTTCGTTCGGAGACTCACGAGGAgttccggtttgtttaacttgcctcagagtactgactcaataaagagtcatctctgcttaatccatttgtcaaaagaTAATTTCACGgaaggagagcttatcttttcaagggctggcctgttcgatgtagaagactcagttatggcaaaatgtgggtctgcgcgaagcataggcacacttatgggaagttcttgagccaaagttcagcgtgttagtatccgacacaccctggtagcgattccaaagggctaaagagccggtattctgtcaatttacaaatgtcaaaggccatttctaagatgtatggcgttctatagaggtttacacgatactgcagctgagggaacggatggtttcaaggattttctccaaattatagacgaattggaaagcgtggGAGCAGAAAAAGACCAGTTtaaagaagttcggaagaggcttcaggagagcaagttgtatttgaagactacataccgtaatcactgcgaagaggacgatagAAAATGTGCCGATCAAtgtagggtctttgcactgagccatgctggtgacactgaagttcagaaagtatgcagtcacagtcacaacgtgaagtgAGAGGATTGTGAGATgctgaagagtgttcttgaagaagtaaaaggcgctatttctgagtacacaatgcaattgggtaggtttcaagcggaagactatctgtatgaagcaaaaaatgctgccgctaagatctttgaatggagagggtatatcctgagagcagaaaccaggatcagtacgAGCGGCAAATTGTCGATACTTtggagggagatgaagcatttataatagttAACTGGAcgatgaagttccgggaaaagcaagcagaatggtttccaaagagggaaataaattggcatgtgagtagcgttgttgtaagataggaggaaagcctggaagtaacctgataAGTAgaccttcttaacagctgtaaaaaagaccggttttcagtgctgtcagtcctagaaaatctctttgccaccataaagttacgaaattcaggaataagatcggatgaagcaggttgctatcgCAACAGAAACTAGTATCATCTCTACGAGGGCTGGGACATcaagattgccactttcagcaacttacacaagagggcctgcgcatttggagaaaaattaaaattacaatttttccacagaaaaaatgacggatctggtgaaggagattccatttttccccactactgctcgacgaactgcatcagcaggagaaagtaatgatggcaacgacggtagttcctatcaatgccctgaacctagtgcgatgaagattttaagacgcaggccgaccttgacttccatatgaactagctagttcatcatgtaagtcctgtgcctgcgagcatgacttaaagtctttatgacaaagtaaagaggtagtgggttcattactttcagtcattgtcattagagggtgaaagttcgactgaactggttgcagtggccacagaacccttgacaagtacatcaaagcttcccatgggatgggctcttcataagagaggtgcaagtgaacggctttcgaaaaacgtcaggcagtacttgaaacagaaatttaatatggGATGAGACACTGTCAGAAACTAAACCCAGAGAAAGTAGGAAAGGATATGCGAAatgcttgcacaatagatggagagagaatgttcgatagaacagagtggttatccaacatacagattcagggtttcttctcgagattgtgccttaaacaacgatctaaaatacaacaagaatcggatgatgccacgaccacttgatagaagcatccgcgtctgatgtagacgaagggtgtttgagagaggcaaggaacacagtaatggatgagaaagattgaaacatccaatcatgtttgatatctatgatgtgtgctcgttggcaagagaagcaaggttgtcCAGTCTCAAAatcaagatgctaagagacatatgcgaacattttgagctcgcattcaaaatgcaagatacaaatgcagcacctcttgcaaaaatggaggaaatgatttcggagtgcagttgttatgcaatctagttatgacgtccacccgttATGCGAATGGGATAtcttttttacaagaactcttcaaacttatgaacagagactgttatgcagacagatgtgacgaccaaatataatttttttccctttcagctagaaatccgagaaatcgctgctttatttagacgcgttaagtattcaggacaattacacgatggaattacgtgacagagtcactggtcacggtgaatttagtgtgtgctgttatcgccggttacactaaatagaatcctgtagtttaattttgaaatgttcatacaggaTTGAATaacgtaagccatcagaactcaaatatgaaataacaggagccaaatttttaaaaaagagtttgcgagcgctaatcaaattatgacattcgatacgttgttgttgacgtctttcgtcacgagataataaaatttgtcaaattttggccttttaaaatgcttaaagtattaatcggtgtggttttaaagctctgtcctactatattttctacttaaaatggttaaaatctaagatttattgagctactcacgtaaaacggtcggagtttgctcaatgaactaatttgcataatcggctgtcacgcttgcaatatcgctaaaagttcgaagtca
The sequence above is a segment of the Pocillopora verrucosa isolate sample1 chromosome 5, ASM3666991v2, whole genome shotgun sequence genome. Coding sequences within it:
- the LOC131769997 gene encoding latrophilin-like protein LAT-2: MFWSGLRKSFSEEGCHVITSKSNSEETVCSCNHLTHFAVLMDYDGSTKLTKEDETILKVATYVGLSLSIIGILLTLILYSCLTDVRKPLSQIRLSVSMSLGAGQIIFLAGINATGNKAACVTIAALMQYFLMAAFCWMLIEGIYFYFFLVKVYNINTKMYMYHVISWGLPVIMVAISLGIAAGKEGLQSYTSDKYCWLSPTNNLIWIFVAFVAFIEVLNILILLRVIREMTNLLQPTGADHHFQQIRLGIKTCVVMIPQLGVTWLFGLLSPVHKAFAYIFSILNSTQGFLIFALRSESDSKER